A genomic region of Streptomyces sp. R33 contains the following coding sequences:
- a CDS encoding sporulation protein — MGFKKLFAALGAGGASVDTVITEPNVVPGGIVQGEVRIQGGSVEQQIEGLSVGLQARVEVEGGDQEYKQDIVFTKQRLGGAFQVQPGALHVVPFGLEIPWETPITHFGGQHLHGMNIGVSTELEIARAVDAGDLDPINVHPVPAQQAILDAFRQLGFGFRSADMERGHIRGTRQTLPFYQEIEFLPPSQYRGLNQVELTFVSDGREMDVVLEMDKKSGLFSEGSDTYRCFQVGLQSYQETDWAAYLNQWIASVGSQRNWF, encoded by the coding sequence ATGGGGTTCAAGAAGCTGTTCGCGGCGCTGGGTGCCGGCGGTGCTTCGGTGGACACGGTCATCACCGAGCCGAACGTGGTGCCGGGCGGGATCGTCCAGGGCGAGGTCCGCATCCAGGGCGGGTCCGTGGAGCAGCAGATCGAGGGCCTGTCCGTCGGCCTGCAGGCGCGGGTCGAGGTGGAGGGCGGCGACCAGGAGTACAAGCAGGACATCGTCTTCACCAAGCAGCGCCTCGGCGGTGCCTTCCAGGTCCAGCCGGGCGCCCTGCACGTGGTGCCGTTCGGGCTGGAGATCCCGTGGGAGACGCCGATCACCCACTTCGGGGGTCAGCACCTGCACGGGATGAACATCGGGGTCAGCACCGAGCTGGAGATCGCGCGTGCGGTGGACGCCGGCGACCTCGACCCGATCAACGTGCACCCGGTGCCGGCGCAGCAGGCGATCCTGGATGCCTTCCGTCAGCTCGGCTTCGGTTTCCGCAGTGCGGACATGGAGCGCGGGCACATCCGCGGGACGCGCCAGACGCTGCCGTTCTACCAGGAGATCGAGTTCCTGCCGCCGTCGCAGTACCGCGGGCTGAACCAGGTCGAGCTGACCTTCGTCTCGGACGGCCGTGAGATGGACGTCGTCCTGGAGATGGACAAGAAGTCCGGGCTGTTCTCCGAGGGCAGTGACACGTACCGCTGCTTCCAGGTGGGTCTGCAGTCGTACCAGGAGACCGACTGGGCGGCTTACCTCAACCAGTGGATCGCGTCCGTGGGTTCGCAGCGCAACTGGTTCTAG
- a CDS encoding YbhB/YbcL family Raf kinase inhibitor-like protein gives MAEQKRAPLPHDFHPQVHAFSVESVDLEPGGELGDAQVLRGGNISPHLRWEGFPEGTKSFAVTCFDPDAPTGSGFWHWVLFDLPASVTELPAGAGSGKFEGLPAGAVHVRNDYGTSDFGGAAPPAGERHRYVFTVYAVDQEKLGPGADASPAVVGFNLRFHALGRAQLIGEYEGPAS, from the coding sequence GTGGCCGAGCAGAAAAGGGCACCTCTTCCGCACGACTTCCACCCTCAGGTGCACGCGTTCTCCGTGGAGAGCGTGGACCTCGAGCCCGGTGGGGAACTGGGTGACGCCCAGGTCCTGCGGGGCGGGAACATCTCGCCGCACCTGCGGTGGGAGGGGTTCCCGGAGGGGACGAAGAGCTTCGCGGTGACGTGCTTCGACCCGGACGCCCCGACGGGCAGCGGGTTCTGGCACTGGGTGCTCTTCGATCTGCCGGCCTCGGTCACCGAGCTGCCGGCCGGGGCGGGGAGCGGGAAGTTCGAGGGTCTGCCCGCCGGGGCCGTGCACGTACGGAACGACTACGGCACGAGCGACTTCGGCGGGGCTGCTCCGCCGGCCGGTGAGCGGCACCGGTACGTGTTCACCGTCTATGCGGTGGACCAGGAGAAGCTGGGCCCCGGTGCGGACGCCTCGCCGGCGGTGGTCGGATTCAACCTGCGCTTCCACGCGTTGGGTCGGGCGCAGCTGATCGGTGAGTACGAGGGTCCTGCGAGCTGA
- a CDS encoding DNA-3-methyladenine glycosylase, whose product MSARPDRTPLARSFFDRPVLTVAPDLLGRILVRRTPEGPMELRITEVEAYEGEADPGSHAYRGRTLRNASMFGPPGHAYVYFIYGMWFSLNLVCGPPGHASGVLLRAGEITVGADLARKRRVSARSDKELAKGPARLATALAVDRSLDGADLCAGPESPLALLTGTATSPDLVSNGPRTGVGGAGAGHPYRYWITHDPTVSPYRAHAPRRRST is encoded by the coding sequence ATGAGCGCGCGCCCCGACCGTACGCCCCTGGCCCGGTCCTTCTTCGACCGGCCGGTCCTGACGGTGGCCCCGGACCTCCTCGGCCGGATCCTGGTCCGCCGTACGCCCGAGGGCCCCATGGAACTGCGCATCACGGAGGTGGAGGCGTACGAGGGCGAGGCCGACCCGGGCTCCCACGCCTACCGGGGGCGTACCCTGCGCAACGCGTCGATGTTCGGTCCGCCCGGACATGCGTACGTCTACTTCATCTACGGCATGTGGTTCAGCCTCAACCTGGTGTGCGGCCCGCCGGGCCACGCGAGCGGGGTACTGCTGCGGGCGGGTGAGATCACCGTGGGCGCCGACCTGGCCCGCAAACGTCGAGTTTCCGCCAGAAGCGACAAGGAACTGGCCAAAGGCCCGGCCCGCCTGGCCACGGCCCTGGCGGTGGACCGCTCCCTGGACGGCGCCGACCTCTGCGCCGGCCCGGAATCCCCCCTGGCACTCCTGACGGGCACCGCCACCTCACCCGACCTGGTGAGCAACGGCCCGCGCACGGGAGTCGGCGGAGCCGGCGCGGGCCACCCCTACCGCTACTGGATCACCCACGACCCGACGGTGAGCCCGTATCGCGCCCACGCGCCACGCCGCCGCTCAACTTGA